GGCGGGCTCCGGGTTCGCCGGGATGAGGCTGAGCTCGAGGCCGGCCGGGAGGGCACCGGCGTCACCGGTGACCTGGAGCTGAACAGCGTCCGCGCCGCCCGTGACGAACGGGTCGGTGCCGGCCTTGACGCCCGCTCGCGCCTCGCCGGAGTCGAGGGCGTCCTCCGCCTCGGTCTCCAGCCACTGCGACCACTCGCCGTCCTCGAGGACGCGCAGGAACACTCGCGCACCGGTGGGCAGGCGGTCCTGGGCGTCCCAGGTGAGGCCGGCCACGAGGAACTCCTCGGTGGCGATCGGAGGGGTCAGGACCGCGATCTTGTCGAGGTCCGCATCCGGGTTCTGGGCGGTGGTGGTGGCGGCGGTCAACGTGCTGCCGGGCGCCGCGTCCGCCAACCCGCCTAGGCGCACCGTGGCGAGCCCACGACCGGCCCCGCCGCCGTGCAGGCCGGCTGCGGCCAGTGCCGCAGCCGAGCCGGCCGCACCGGTCGCACCGGTCGCACCGGTCGCACCAGTCGCCGCCGGAGCATCCGTGCCGAGCTGCTCCAGCCCTTCCTCGGCCACCGCAGTGCGCCGGCCTGCAAGGTCGGTGAGCGAGATCACCGTGACCGGCGCGGCCGGTCCGGGGTCGTCCGGAGCGGTGTCGAGCGGCAGGGGCAGGTCGTCCGCGGAGGCCTCGGTCACGGGCGGCGCGGCCGCGGCGGAAACAGCGGCCGGCGCCCCCATGGGGGCTAAGAGCAGGAGCGACGTCCCAAGAAGGGCAGTGGTACGGGGAAAGAGCAAGACGATCGACCTCGCATGGGGAAGACAGGCGCGAGGGGCCCGACCTCGGACCCAGCAGGCCCCCCGCGTTCGACGGTACCTTGACCCCATGCAGATTTCGGTTATTGGTTGCGGCTATTTGGGTGCCGTGCACGCGGCGTGCATGGCCGAGCTCGGTCACGACGTCGTCGGCATCGACGTGGACGCCGCGAAGGTCGCGTCGCTGTCCGCGGGACGAGCGCCGTTCCACGAACCAGGCTTCGAGGAGGTCCTGGTCCGCAACATCGAGGCCGGGCGCCTGCGCTTCTCGACCGACTACGCCGACCTCGCCGACGCCCAAGTGCATTTCATCGGCGTCGGCACCCCGCAGGTGCCGAGCGGTTACGCGGCGGACCTGCAGTACGTCGACGCCGCGGTGGACTCCGTGATCCCCCACCTCAAGGCCCACCCGGACGGCCCGACGCTGGTGGTCGGCAAGTCGACCGTGCCGGTGGGCACCGCCGCCGCCCTCGCGAAGCGGATCGCCGCCGCCGGCGACGGCGTCCATCTCGTATGGAACCCGGAGTTCCTGCGCGAGGGCTTCGCCGTGCAGGACACCATCGCGCCCGACCGCATCGTGTACGGAGTGCCCGCGGACGAGTCGGCGGCTCGTGCGTCCCAGGCGGTGCTCGACGCCGTCTACGCGGACCTGCTGGAGCGGGACATCCCGCGCTTGGTCACCGACTACGCCACCGCCGAGCTGGTCAAGGTGGCGGCCAACTCCTTCCTCGCCACGAAGATCTCGTTCATCAACGCCATGGCGGAGCTGTGCGAGGCGACCGGCGCCGACGTCACCCAGCTGGCCGAGGCCATCGGATTCGACGACCGCATCGGCAAGAAGTTCCTGCGGGCCGGGATCGGCTTCGGCGGCGGGTGCCTGCCCAAGGACATCCGGGCGTTCATGGCCCGCGCCGGCGAGCTGGGCGTGGACCAGGCGCTGACGTTCCTCCGCGAGGTCGACGCCATCAACGACCGCCGCCGGGACCACGCCGTCGAGCTTGCGCGCCGGGCCGCCGGCGGCACGTTCCTCGGCAAGAAGGTCGCCGTCCTCGGTGCCGCGTTCAAGCCGGACAGCGACGACATGCGCAACTCCCCCGCGCTGGACATCGCCAACACGATCGCCGGTCAGGGCGCCGAGGTGGTCATCACCGACCCCGCCGCGGGCCCGAAGCTCGCCGAGCTGCGGCCGGACATGAGCGTGGCCGAGGACGCGCACGCTGCCGCGGCCGGCGCCGACGTGGTGATGCTGCTCACCGAGTGGCGTGAGTTCCGCGACCTCGACCCGGTCGCGCTCAAGGCCGCGGTGCGCACACCGTGGATCATCGACGGACGCAACGCCCTCGACCCGGCCACCTGGCGTGCCGCCGGCTGGACCTACAGCGGCATCGGCCGCCCCTGACCCGCCCACTTCTCCGCGAGACGTCAAGTCCTCCGCGACATGTCATCCTGCCCGGCGCGCTGCCGAACTCGCTGACGTTCCTAGCCACGGCTGACATCGGGTGCGGCGCCCACTTCGGCTGACGCCGCACCCCGGCGTTACCCTGACCCGAGCATCCGTACCGACCAGGAGGCCTTTGTGCGTGTCCTCATCACCGGTGGCGCCGGCTTCATCGGCGCCAACTTCGTCCACCAGACCCTCGAGGACCGGCCCGACGCCGAGGTGACGGTCCTCGACAAGCTCACCTACGCGGGCAACGCCGAGTCGCTGCGTGCGGTCACGGACCGGGTCAAGCTGGTCGAGGGCGACGTCGCCGACGCCGATACTGTCGACCCGCTGGTTGCGGAGTCGGACCTGGTGGTCCACTTCGCGGCAGAGTCGCACAACGACAACTCGCTGAACGACCCCTCCCCCTTTGTCACCACCAACCTGGTGGGCACCTTCACGCTGCTCGAGGCGGTGCGCCGACACGGCACCCGCTACCACCACATCTCCACCGACGAGGTCTACGGCGACCTCGAGCTGGACGATCCCGCGAAGTTCACCGAGCACACTCCGTACAACCCGTCGTCGCCGTATTCGTCCACGAAGGCCGGCTCGGACCTTCTGGTGCGCGCGTGGGTTCGCTCGTTCAACGTGGCGGCGACCATCTCGAACTGCTCGAACAACTACGGGCCGTACCAACACATCGAGAAATTCATCCCGCGCCAGATCACCAACCTCATCGACGGCGTGAAGCCCAAGCTCTACGGGGCCGGTCAGAACGTGCGCGACTGGATCCATGTGCGCGACCACAACACGGCCGTGTGGCGCATCATCGACGCGGGCCAGATCGGCGAGACCTACCTAATCGGTGCCGACGGAGAGAAGAACAACAAGGAGGTCGTCGAGCTCATCCTCGAGCTGATG
This window of the Georgenia yuyongxinii genome carries:
- a CDS encoding UDP-glucose dehydrogenase family protein, with protein sequence MQISVIGCGYLGAVHAACMAELGHDVVGIDVDAAKVASLSAGRAPFHEPGFEEVLVRNIEAGRLRFSTDYADLADAQVHFIGVGTPQVPSGYAADLQYVDAAVDSVIPHLKAHPDGPTLVVGKSTVPVGTAAALAKRIAAAGDGVHLVWNPEFLREGFAVQDTIAPDRIVYGVPADESAARASQAVLDAVYADLLERDIPRLVTDYATAELVKVAANSFLATKISFINAMAELCEATGADVTQLAEAIGFDDRIGKKFLRAGIGFGGGCLPKDIRAFMARAGELGVDQALTFLREVDAINDRRRDHAVELARRAAGGTFLGKKVAVLGAAFKPDSDDMRNSPALDIANTIAGQGAEVVITDPAAGPKLAELRPDMSVAEDAHAAAAGADVVMLLTEWREFRDLDPVALKAAVRTPWIIDGRNALDPATWRAAGWTYSGIGRP
- the rfbB gene encoding dTDP-glucose 4,6-dehydratase, whose protein sequence is MRVLITGGAGFIGANFVHQTLEDRPDAEVTVLDKLTYAGNAESLRAVTDRVKLVEGDVADADTVDPLVAESDLVVHFAAESHNDNSLNDPSPFVTTNLVGTFTLLEAVRRHGTRYHHISTDEVYGDLELDDPAKFTEHTPYNPSSPYSSTKAGSDLLVRAWVRSFNVAATISNCSNNYGPYQHIEKFIPRQITNLIDGVKPKLYGAGQNVRDWIHVRDHNTAVWRIIDAGQIGETYLIGADGEKNNKEVVELILELMGHDSHDYEHVADRPGHDLRYAIDNTRLCEELGWEPEFKDFRSGLADTITWYKENEAWWRPQKAAVEEKYAAQGQ